A stretch of DNA from Cryptomeria japonica chromosome 4, Sugi_1.0, whole genome shotgun sequence:
CAATCCTTATAGGTACCAAGAGGATGTAttgttgtaatttgatgtaatcattgcTACCATCTACATAATGTCATTGGCTATGTTTAGACCAACACAAAAATATTAGAATATTTATTTGatgataaatttttaattatatcaaattatTCTAAGCATATGTTATACTAATTGCCTAGATTAATGTGAATACCTTTACATTGTTGACTATAAAAAACACAATGACCATAATAATTGTGGTTTAGGATCTCCTCATAAATTGAAATAAAAGTAGGTACATGAGGAGGTGAAGTTTTATAAGTAATAgtcataaatattttttataaagtgTGGGAAAAAGAAAAACACACAAGTTGTATCCATAGGATCATAAAAGTTGTATCCATAGGATCTATATCCATATATCTATATATCATAGAAATAGTAGGATGCTTGGGTACCTATTAATGTTCAATAATTTCAGATTGTTCATACACTGAAATACTATTAGCAAAAAAGATTTCAATTTCATTTTAGTGGAGCAAACTAACAATTTCCCCATGATTCATGCAAACAATATGAATTATGTTATTATCAATGAGATTTACAATTTTATGCTTCAATACCATACAAGTGTATGTATGGTGTAAACTAACTCTATGAAATTTGCAGAGGGATTATTCATTATAACTCTTAAATAATACATAGGAGGAACAGTTTTTTTTAGGCACCTTCTCTATTCTTACGCTTTTGTGTCAGGccgtctaccagggcagttgcagctacaacatctgacaaaattcctcctttgtttttcaacttcctttcatttatatttgatGTGAACAATTTGACTTGCTGAATTGACGGCTCAACTTATTCAAAAATTCACAGACGATCAAAGCCATTTTTGTGTCTGAACAGTTACAAACAAGTGTCAAGCTGATTTTCACTACCAATAATGTCTGGAATGTTAAGCAAGACAGCTGCTTGAAGGGCCATGGGCTTGGCTACTGTGATAAATATTTCAAGACAGCTGCCTCCATTTTTGTCTGATCAATTGTAAACTTGTCTTATCAATTATAAAGAAAACAACTTAAACATAAAAAATTAACCATTAACCATTAACTATGTTTTTTACTCGAAGGATAAATCATGAAATCTTatacaataaaatctaaaaactaaataataattataatacacTGTGTCTCTCTTAATAAGAAACTGTTGGTTACAGACCTTTTGCTGGAGCAGCAGCCCTTACAACATGAGGAAGGTCGAAATTGATGCCATGAATATGGGGATATTCCTTAACAATTGTAGATATTGCAGAACCTTCTCCTCCTCCAACATCCACCACACTCTTGAAGCTCTTAAACCCATCATACACCTTACACACAGAAGCCATTACAGAGCTTGTCTGAGCAGTCATGGCATCATTGAACATTCTATTTGCCTCAGGATTCTTGCTGTTGTACTCGAAAATACTCATCCCATTGGCCTTCCTGAATGCTTGGCAGCCATCTATGACAGTATCATGAAGATACTGATAACCTTGTGTCATAATATTCTGATTCAAGAACAATAGAGTGGGCGCACAAGACTGTTGCGGCTCACAAGACTGTGGGCTGCTGTAAGAAATATTTCATAGAGCTGGAGATGTGCTCCCATGGAAGACTCTACGGAAGCCATTTTTATCTGATCAATTGTAAACTTGACAGAGGAAGGCATATATGTCTGATGTACAAACAAGTGtcgtcaatttatagaaaaatcgtTGATGTTCTAGAGACGAAGGGAGCCGTGAAATGTTGGTTATTCTTAGATATTGAAATGTGTTCAACGGAATGTCGTCTGACATGACGTTTACGAGTACCCAATTGTCAAAGTTTTTTTTTGTATGTTTCGCTTGGTGTGATATATTCAAACTAGCCATTGACGTAGTCATATATTTAAACTAGCCATTATGATTTTTTATGCATGAAGGTGGTCTGGTTCTCTTGTCCTTTGTGTGATATTAAGACCAGCCATTAATGTGTCGTATATTCAAACTAGCAATTAAGTTTTTTATGCATGAAGATGGTCTGGTTCACTTGTCCTTTGCGTGATATATTCAAACTAGCCATCACAATCCTAGACTTTGATTCCAAAGAAGATTATACAGCTTGCGTGTATTGTCATCCTTCGAAGAATAGACATAAATTACACATATACTCCCATCTTTTGCTGCTGTCAACTCTTCTAATGTTGAAGACCGATAAAATCCGTACATATTTCAAAGTGTAGCCTAATACCTGcttaaagatgttccaataaccattcacttaaaattgccaatatttATGCTCAAATACCCTAGTTGTCGCGCGCTATGGGTACCAAGAAAggtgcacaaatggaccaattatggtccaaaaatgctaaaatatggtcggctattggtacatgtgaaattttttaatggccttttagtttttttttgtggtttctttaaagttagtaattgggcaTTGAGTGTGCAAGGAGTGTTCGGTTATTGGAACTGTAACAGTTGCTCGTTCTTTTCCCCTATATCAATGTTTTCTTGAATTATGTGCTATTATATTTTTAGGTCTATTAGAAACGTAActaaaatttatttattcaaaactaTTAATAATTTTACAACTTATCTAGGGGAAGCATACTAGTGGTCAATAAAGTTGATTTCACACAACATAGATTCtaaatggtacatcagattttgaagatttttttgttgtcttcgtatgcaacttaactacttatagctattgttttggcttctaagTAGTTACAACTAATGCTATGGGATTCATTATGCATGCAATGGTAAAAAAAGTGGTCAATaggcccttggtctactggtgaagttgaatggctccaaatgagcccaccagggatcaagtcttaCTGAGTGCAAGGCTCCGATGTCATAAGGGATGAGGCCAGGATCCTGCCCCAGGCCAATTTggcagaatggatacccctcagtccttggctcttagccgaagaggttcaACCAATTGGCTTGTGCCCCCATACCAGGTAGCAAAAATTACTTTGTGAATGCCCTTGCTAGGCTAGTAGCTCGCGAGCTTCATGCCCATGCTGGGTTGTCATGCTCATAGGTCTAgacctccataaaaaaaaaaagtggtcatttcaaactGTTCCcaaatacctacttaaagatgccccaataattgtGCACTGCAACTACCTCAATAATGGCCAATACTTATGCACCAATACCCCAATAATCATGcattatgggtaccaataaagttgcccAACTCCTCAAATTAAACTCCAAAAATTCTAACAACTGGAGGTAAACTgggtggctattggtacatgtgaaatttattaatgggcttttagttatcatttttttggtttctttaaagttaacAATTGGGGGGGTTGGGTGAGCAAGGAGTGAACAATAATTGGAACATGGACAATAATTGATGTTCTTCACAtatatttgatgaataatgatgaactactaaggtcctaactggtactgagaggggggggtgaatcagtacacacaaaaactgcttcaacactttTTCATATCAAAACATAGCTGACCGGTTATCTTCACGACTAaacttaaccatagctataccagttaaacatagatacttcagatagctaaaccggttaaacaaaaagtactttagacaacattcaatagatctcaaatcttgatgactacttcaccgatataatcatgcatgagttgcatcaataatactacaaccatttaacactgtatgcatatctaacttaatcaaaataaCACAattatcacatgaaaaactcacaacccataacacacagatttttcacatggaaacccaaatgggaaaaaccacggtggggatgaatacccacaagcttttttgtgaactcttttgaagtctgctctgttaggagcctagtccgattaaagactttacaataaaggttctgctaggaactgatcctgttagcgATCACTTGGTTAacggatggctatataccttgtttaAGGTTGAAAGCttgttaagagttacctcgctagaggatttaaataactcaatgaacttgagccacctggatagaggatttacaacaaagacTGTTAAAGCTACTCAGTCAAGGGATTTACcctctgttgaaatggttagaagacaatataAAACaatctgatttgataacaacactcttTGCTAGGGAAAATCctttttagttcctttcttctgcaatcacactttgcagattcctcactctagtttggcaagtatcaaatctccaacatgtggacacaaacacaaattttgccaaccacTACAAAAAAAACACTCATCGagcttatagacaaaaattaggtcggtagcataaaccctaaaccctaaatatatttggtttataattacaagtggtccaatcctgaccctccaaacacattacatagaatgaaatgatctaagacagatctcaagacattctgcatcatccaatcttcactgcatctggaaaatagtaacccatcacgtgctcttcacacaccgctaagaaaatcactcattcccgaggtaggcattcaatgcattcagtCTTCACacacaagatcctcaaagaaatccttcacgtgcacacaactgacatggcacctcgatccttatccttatcattcACAAAA
This window harbors:
- the LOC131079250 gene encoding caffeic acid 3-O-methyltransferase-like, whose translation is MTQGYQYLHDTVIDGCQAFRKANGMSIFEYNSKNPEANRMFNDAMTAQTSSVMASVCKVYDGFKSFKSVVDVGGGEGSAISTIVKEYPHIHGINFDLPHVVRAAAPAKDKNGGSCLEIFITVAKPMALQAAVLLNIPDIIGSENQLDTCL